CAGGAGTGCCACGGCACCAAGACCCTCCGCTTGTGGGCTTCACAAATCTGGATGGCGGTCAGAACGTTGCCGATCGAGGCCCAGGCTGTCTCCTGAATTGGCTTGCGTGACCGCGAGACGAGGTCGAGGACGCCGTCGATGTTGGTCTCGCCGAAAAAGAACGTGTTCGACCGGTCGATGATCGCTCGCCCGGGTACGTTGTATCGCGCCGGGGAATGCCCGACGCGGCCGTAGCTCGCGTAGGTCGATCGATTCGCGAGTTGTTGGTAGTCAACATCGGCCCACCGGCTCAGCGAGAACTCGTCGACGTCGGTGCTGGCAGCCATCTCGTACAGAGTCGGAATGATCTCGCTCGTCGAACAGATGAGGACGTCAGGGTCGAGTTCGTCGAGTGTTGCCTGGACTACCGACAGGATGTCTGCTGGCGGGCCTGTAATCCTCTCGCCGGCGACGGCTAGTTTCGCGTACGTATCGCCGGTCGTCTCGGTGATCGGGACGTCGAGTCGGAGTGTCGAAAGGTTGCTCGTCGGCGTCGGATCCACATTGTTCTCCAAGCAGTATCGGAACTCTCGTGAGAGATCGACGTTGAAGCAGGCGAGATCTCCCACGGGGTAGTCGGACAGTTGGCGTGCCTGCCGAGCAAGCGGTGTGACCCGGTCGATGTGGGCGACATCGACGGCGAGGACGTCCTCGTCGTCGCGACGGAAGCCGGGCCGCCGGGCGACGATATCAGTCGCGACGACGTCCGGGTGCCGGTCGTACACGGTGCGGAGTCGCGTGAGATCGATTTCGGCATCGGGGGCCCGGGGGGCGACGTAGAAACGCGGCGTATAGTCCTCGCGTTCGGTCGCGACGGCGCCGTCAGCCGTCGCCTCCCATTCGAGGACCCGGCCATCGTCGAGGTAGTCGATTGCGAACGGGATGACTACTCGTCGCCTTCTTTGATCTCCCGACCATCCTCTGTTTCGAGCGCGGCTTCGAGGTCGTCAAGGCGGTCTTGGTGGCTGTCAAGCCGTGCCTCCTGTTCGAGATCGATGCTGAGGAGCGCCGGCAGCAGCGGGTTCTGGTGGTTCAACAGCCCGCTCGCGTCGGCGTGCTCGCGAGTGTAGGTAAACAGTTGATCGAACCGGGGTTGGTCGCGACGCCGGAGCGCACGCCGGAAGTCCGTCCAGCGCTCTTCGATGGCTCGCAGCGCATCTCGGTAGGTTGGATTCATACGCCCCATCGCTATCGCCCCCCGCCGGTCGCCGTCCACGCGTCGAGCAAGGGGTCCGCGGTGGCCGCCACCGTCTCACCGTCAGCTGTGACACCCGTCCCGACGCCCTCCGGGGTCGGCGTCGACGGCGCCAGCGTCCTCGGCTCCACGCCGACCTGCGTTGCGCGTGCCGCGAGCAGCTGCCGCCAGTACGCGAACGTCGTCTGGTAGTACGCGCCGTCGTCGACGGGATAGACGAGCGTCTCGAAGTTCTCGCCGACGACCCGTGGGCCCATCCGAGTCTGCTCGCACTCCAGGTGGTGGTCAGCGACCGTCGCAATTGGCTCGGTGAATTCGTTTCGTTCGTTTCGCGTAACAAGCACCGGGATGTCGTATCCCTCGGCGTAGGTCGTTAACCGGGCGAGGGTGCGGGCTTGGAGGGTTGTCGCGTGAGTCTCGCCGAGGGTATCGTCGGCGCAGTACTGGGCGTCGACGGCCGGGGCGACGATGAGGGCGGGCGTGTGGGGTGACGTGTCCTCGTCACGACCTGGCGCCCCTCGACCGGCCGCCCCGGAATCGACGGTGGACGTCTGGATCGACTTATTCACCGCTGACGGGAGATCACAGACGGCGCCGTAGTGCTGGTAGGCGGTAAATCCGCGTGCGACATGGATTCGATCGAGCAACCGTTGGCTGGGCGCGATCTGGGCGAGTGTCGTCGTCGTCGCGTGTCCTTTTGCGTCGACCCAGAAGGCGGGCCCGTCGTGCAGAAGGAGATGATCGAGCACGAGCGACTGCAGGATCGGGACGCCGCGGCTCCCCTTGATGTCGAGCAGCGTGGTGCCGTCGTCGAGCTGCGGCAGCAGCATCTCGTCCGTAGCCGGAGCGGCCTGGTCAGCAAGGGATCGATTGCGGTCAGCCCCCCGTGTCGGCTGGTCCACCGCCAGTCGATTCGATGTTGAGTGTTCTCTCATACTCGACTAGTTGTCCACATTCCCGATAAGCCGCGGCGTGTCGTTTCCGCGTTTCCGGGATTACCATCGCATTCGCGGAAGGCAGTGCTGTCATAGGTTCAGAACTGGCGACAACGGGTTTCCGAGGTCGGTTCATGAACTCTTATGTCTCTCTAATTAACAACACAGTCTCAGAACACAGACTGGATGTTGGTTGATTAGGAAAATACGCCGTATTCTCGTCGGCATCAACTTACCTGACGAACATGACGTAATACCCACTAAAGAGGGGCTACAAAAGGGCTAGACCCCGTTTTCGTCTCGGATTTCGATATTCCCGACGTTCAGATAGTGGTCGAAATCTCCGCCGCTCATCGCCCTACCAACCGCTGCATCAAAACTACTGATATAGATCTCCTCGTAATCCTCGGGCCCTTCCGGAGGAGACTCCGAAGGTGTTCTAACCGGAAGAGGGAGTTCGCAACGCCCTTCATCAATCCAGAGAACATCGACGTAGTCTATCCTTGAGGAACCCCAATATAGCCAGAACCGGCGTTGGAATACGTCCTGCTCGTGATGGAAGTTGTCTAACCAGGGTTCGTAGAAACTATTCTCATTGTGAAGCCGTACATCTTCCCCGTAGTCTTTCTCCTCAAGACGAAGATCCGGCTCGGGTTTGTAAACGTACTCGGGTGGTGCATCAATGAATTTCCAGTCGCTGGTCTGGGATTCATAGATCATCCGTCTTAGCTCGGACACCGATGGCATACCGCCCCCTTCTAAACCCATTGACAAAAGAATACCTCTAACTGTTCAACGCAGAATCCCTGCTCAAACCAGCCATCTCTTCTTGAATGAAGCTAAACCGGAGCTCACCAGCGACTTCCAAGAGTCCAGCCCTGAACTCGGCTCTGCGAATATATACCAGGGCAGAGTCTAAACAAAGGATATGGCACGCGATATCGAGAACTTCCGAGATGTCGTTGAGAGGCGGTCTCAATTCTATGAATCAGCCGATCTCCGAACCATAGCGGTAGAGCAAGACTCGAAGTGGTACAACCTGCATACCGATGCTCAACTCCGCCCTGAGAAACCAGATCAACTCTCTATTTCCACAACGGAAGTACTGGGGCCAGCCGCATATTTCCGAGATGTTGTTTCGTTTGATGAGCTATGGACTCTGTTACCGGAGATGTTCGGAGGCGAATACTCCGGCTTTGATGAACCAGTAGTCTTCCCTGGCCTATCAGTAGATGAAGACGGTGAGGAGTACTGGAAGGAGAATATTCACCGAGCAAATTATTGGGACTACGACCGGGCCGACGACGCCTATGGAATCCTTGTCCAATCCGATACCGAGGAGCCACTACCAGACAGGAACGAGTTTCAAGAAAAGCTGAGACAGCTGGATCCTCCCTACTACGATGTCGATGACCTGTGTCGGGGACACTTGGGTCATACCTCCTACCGATGGACCAGTCCTCAGACCCAGTTCTTTGCTCCACTCTACGTAAAAATGGCAAAACACGAGATAACCGAATCAGGGGATCTCGAACTCAGGATACAGGCCCACGAATCAATTACTGATCCTGTGGTGAGTACCTGGGCGAAGAAAGACCGGGAAATAATCGACCGGGCAAGGCACAAACCTGCTGAACCTCAGTCTCTCGACGAGTGCTTCCACCAATTCAGTATTAACTGGGAGATCGAGGGGAATCCATCCGATGTCTACACCAGCATCTTTCATTCTATGTTCGATCAGATCCAGGAAAGCAGCCGGTTATCCTCTTCTGTCCCTGTGATAGCTCTCGAAACAGTTCTCGGATTAACGGATGAAGAACTCTCCAACTTCTTCGATCAAATCTTGGTCACACCGGACAAGCAAACACTTGACAAAGTATCGTTCGCTGATGACTTCGAGGCCGCTGTAATCACGTTGTTCAGTTTGGCAGGATTCCTCGCCTTTTCACCCGACTGGTTTGACCACTTTACTAACAAAGGATCTCTACCAGATCTCTTAGCGTACTTTCCAGAAGAGGGCGTCCTATTAGTCGGTGAATGCACCTTAGCCGACAGTGACGACAAAGTCAAAACGAAAGTCAACGACGCACTGGCTTCTGCTCACGAAATAGAAGATCGGTTCGATGAAATAGATCTACTTGATCCAATGGTCATACCCGTCTGTATCACCCCCACAGAATCTGTATCCTCTGTGGGCTTACCAGACGACGTTGAACTGCTCACAGGGCCAAATCTTCAAGAGATTAAACGACAGGCCGAAAAGAGCGGTGACGCTAACAACGTCTTGAGGGAGTGGGATACCTATAACCAGGAACAACAGTTCAGATAGATATTTACAACTATTGAAATCTGTTAGCCACTATGTGCGGACGCAATTCTCTCTTCGTCGATCAAGGCGACCTCGAGGCTCGCTTCGACGCCGAAGTCGTCGCAGACGGCGGGTACACACCCCGATACAACATCGCGCCTGGCGAGGACCTCTACATCATCACGAACGAGGCTTCAGACGAGATCGACGCCTACCACTGGGGGTTGATTCCGTTCTGGGCGGACGAGCCCGAGGAGGGCATCATCAACGCTCGCTCCGAGACTGCCGACGAGAAGAGCGCGTTCAAGCGGGCGTGGGAATCTCGTCCCTGTCTGGTCCTCTCGTCAGGGTTCTACGAATGGAAATCGCCAAACCGCGGGTCGAAACATCCCTATCGGATTCACCGCGAGGACGACCCCGCGTTTGCGATGGCCGGCCTCTGGGACGTCTGGGAGGGTGACGACGAGACGATCTCGTGCATCACGATTCTTACGACGGAGCCGAACGACCTGATGAACTCAATCCACGACCGGATGCCGGTCGTCCTCCCGCAGGACGCGGAGTCCGACTGGCTCGCCGCAGATCCGGACACCCGCAAGGACCTGTGCCAGCCGTACCCGAACGATGATTTGGACGCCTACGAGATCTCGACGCGAGTCAACAACCCCGGCAACGACGATCCCCAGGTCATCGAGCCGCTGAACCACGAGCAATCGGGCCTCGGCGAGTTCAGTGCCTGATTGGTGA
This portion of the Halomarina litorea genome encodes:
- a CDS encoding SOS response-associated peptidase, encoding MCGRNSLFVDQGDLEARFDAEVVADGGYTPRYNIAPGEDLYIITNEASDEIDAYHWGLIPFWADEPEEGIINARSETADEKSAFKRAWESRPCLVLSSGFYEWKSPNRGSKHPYRIHREDDPAFAMAGLWDVWEGDDETISCITILTTEPNDLMNSIHDRMPVVLPQDAESDWLAADPDTRKDLCQPYPNDDLDAYEISTRVNNPGNDDPQVIEPLNHEQSGLGEFSA